The DNA region ATAATCAAACAGATACATAGTCAAATAAACATTCTCTCAGTACCCAAATTCTCTGGCGCTGGTACAGGTTATTTTTGGGAACAGATGGAGACATCTTTTAGGGGAGTCAGACTTCTGGGAGCATGTTGGAGGAATTGATGTTTCAATAGCCTCCTCAAGCTTCGGGCAAGCAAATACACGGGTTCGGATATAGTAAACGCTCATATAATTTCTTTATTCAatgaaaatgataattttacttTCACATGTGCCTCTTTTTTTTACTGAAAGTGTGCTGCTTGCTACATATTGTGGCTGCATAAAGTTGAGCGACTAATATGAAAGTTTGTTCCTTAGACAACCGAAATTGTACATGCGTTACTAGAATATGATTGACCTATTCCCTGGAACTTTTGCAGGCTTTTGATTCTTTACTCCGTAAACTTCAAAAATACGTCCCTTATGGAGCGTCAGTTGTTGATCTTTATGCTGGTGCTGGGGTGATTGGTTTGTCTTTAGCTGCCACAAGGAAGTGCAGGTGGAATTGATATTTGAGGTTTTACTTGTCATTAATTAAATGAGTAACTAGGCACAGCATTTTGTTACAAAATTTTTCATATTAACAGGTCTGTGAAATGTGTGGAGGTGAATAAAGAAGCAAAGCATTCTTTTGAAAAGACAGCTTCTCGATTACAAATTGATGAGGAGAGTAGCATCAGCTGGCATCAAGCAGATACCTCAAAAGTACATTTTGACCCTCATTCCCTATCTTAGTCAAAATATGTTTATACTTAACAGCAATTACCAGCTAATTCTCGTGCACATGATGACATGAAGTTAATGAATTGGAGCTCAGTCTGATCCTAGCACACACCTTGCAGTACATTTGAACTGCTATTCAAAAAACAATGCTGCAGCATATGGGTTCATTTTATCAGTTACCACAAATTTTCAGGAACCACACACTTGGCTACTGGGATCCGATGTCGTTGTGGTTGACCCTCCTAGGAAAGGGCTAGATCCATCTCTGCTTGGTGCTTTGCAGTCTGTGGCATTCATGAAGAGAAACAGGTAGGGCTATGATGAAAATCTTAGGGATTGCTTGAAAAGAGTACTTCAAAGCCATGTGAATTGTTGCTTTTTATTATTGTACATACTTTTAACATATTATTTCAGCTCTGAGAAAAAGGTCAAAATGGAAAAGAGACCATGGGTTCTTCGAGAAAGAGAGACTTCTGTGCAAAGTAATGGCCAGATGGCTCAAGATGAAGCTCCGTCACTGCCACAAACTCTTATATATATCAGCTGTGGATGGGATAGTTTCAAAAAGGTAGTTTCTACCTTTTAGGTAGTATTCAATATTGTTGCGCCCAGAGCTTCAGCATTACTAAACCAAGTTCGAAATATATTTgatatttctaaattttattaaaacctTTAGTTGTTGGCTTTGGAAACCTGTCACTATTATTTCGAGTTTATAATCCTGCATTTTACCTACAGGATTGCAAATCTCTGCTCTCTAGTAGGGCATGGGAACTGACCAAGGCGCatggtttcaatttttttcctggAACACAGAGGtctttctctctcccccctccctctctatatatatttatgtttcCCCTTCTTATCGGGAGTCCCCGTGTCCCTTTTCCTATTATTTCACCGGGGGGTATAAAATTACTGAAACCAGTGTATATAATTTATTGAACTCAAAATGTTAGCTGCCCTACCATATCACACCGATGAGAATGCCTTTTTTGTGACGTGTTGCCTGCGTCTCTATGTATCAAGAGTAATAATATAAACATGAAGCAAATAGAATGCCTAGTTATGTAGTGTACTGGTAAAGATAAGAGTGTATGTTACCAGATACTTTTGGAGCATACTTTAATGAGGTTAATCTGAGATGGACTATAAGATTGAGCTTATCTTAGAAATTTTGTACTGAGTACATAGGCGATAAAAGTCAGTTTATGAGGTCATGTGCTAAACCTGAAGATGTGGTCTTTGAACTGCTCTTGTAAGCGAGTTATCTTCTTTACAAGTGACTAATCTAGCGGGGTGTCCTTATATGTGCAGTATTGAGGTCCTGGCTGTGTTCAAGAGAGGCTCTGGAGTaaaagtaaagagaaaaaaatctGGGAAAAAGAAAAGACTGGCTTGAGGAGCACTTCTACATCCATATATGTGATCCAGACaaagatttggagaaatttTGTTAAATGAGCTCTGAATGACAAAACATTTCAATCTTGTGTCATTATATAACTGCTATTTTGAGCAACATTGTATATATAGATAGATTGATCAAAGAGATGTGATGAATTATAAATGATGTACGATTAACATTTGTATCGTGATAAACAATCTACACCCCTTTGTATATTCTATGCATATGGATTATAGAATGAATTATGCAACAAAATGATGGGAAAATTAAAAGAAGAATTTTGATGTATCTGGAAAGTGAATGAGCAATTGTGTTGAAGTCTTGAAGATCAATGTCCCCTTTTATTTCCAGCTGACTTTTCCAATTGAGGAAATGCACTCAAAATGTTGTGGGCTCTCAAGTCCTGTCTTGTCAAAATTCCCACCAGAGGATGCACCTGTTTGAAGGGTCAAAACAACAGGTTAGATATGTTTATTTCTACCTGCATCATATTTCTTAAGTATCGTATGTTTATCCTATAGTTATCAATTTTCTTTTAGTGAAATGAAAACAATTGGGATGGATATGTAAACAATGATCTGCTACCATATTTTTGTAGTAGATGTTCAGGCATGGACTTTAGCAATACATCCATGTCTTCATTTTGAGTCAGAAATACGAAAAATTGCAGTTTAAACTTACCCCAGCTGCTTGATATTTGGGTATGATAAGCATGTGGCGGAGCCCTAATTGCCTGAAGAGCACCATTGCCTTGGCGACTGACATGCTTTCGACCACCGTGTATGGAGTCGTGTTGGTCAAGGGATGTAAATCAACAAACATCTCCATTTCATCCTTGGTTACTCTAACCTCATCAACCTTGCCTCCCCTTTCAGCCAATTCCATGGAAGTGAAATTCTGTCTCACTTCCCAATCTTCTGCTCTTCTTCTTTCTTGCAGGAACCATTTTTTCTTCAGCACTAAAATGAGATGAGCTCTCAAGACCAGGCCATGGAGTTCAGCCACATCATTTGGTGGCCCCATTGGCAGAACCACTCCTATAACTACGACTGGGAAACCATTGTGTGTGGTATTTTTTAGTACTTCCACAATTCGACCAACCTTCTCAATTCCACTTAGGGTGACTACTGCTGGCTTGTGATGAGCGAGCTCACCAACTGTAATATTCCTCATCCATGGCTCAGGATGCGCGTCCAAGAAAGGTTGTCCTTTTAGTTCCAGTATTATGTCATAAATGCTTGGATTGAAGCAGTCGCCTACTGTTTTTGCAATTAGAATAACTATCATTGTAATGGGGAGCAAGAGAAGGTTGTTGGTGAGCTCAAGGAATATGACACACAGGGAAACAGTCATTCTCATGGAACCAGCCATAAGAGAGGCAGCTGCAAGAACAGCATAGAGGCCCTGATCAATTTTCGTGTATGGTTCCATGATAATGCCTAGAATACGACCATAAGCAGAACCCATGAGTATGATAGGGAGGAAGAGACCAGATGGGACGGCAATACCAAAGGTGATGAGTCCCAGTATACAATATAGTATGAAGAAGAgaatgagagagaaaatatggAACTCATCAGAAGTGTTTATGGAGAAAATGTTCCGAACAGCTTCATCATTGGTGGTAATGAGAAGAGTGGCTAGGTCATTGTAGTAGCCTGCTGGGCAGTTGAATTTTTTGAAGTTTCCTGTTCCACCTGTTGTGGGACATCCATATCCAGTAGGGCGGGATCACATGGTCTGCACTTTGCTAGAAAAGGAAGCCCGAACATGCATATAGAAGTGAAAAGGGATACACTCAGACTGAGAAGAAGTTTAGGCAGTTTTCCCTTCCTGCAAAATTGCCTCAATGTTAGCATTTCTGATAcatttgatttaaatttgacTTGGAAAACAGGAACATCAGAGGACAGTTCGGATAGTTTTAAATATTGAAGAAAGACCTTCATATAGTCAGGCAAGTACAAGTTACTTATGGTGCTTACTCATTTATGATATTGTAGACCTTGAGGACCTTATGGAGAAAGTGGTTGTAGAGGCTTCCCAAGACCCCCCCAAGAATTCCTATGACAACAACAGGGATGATGTCGGTTAGGTGGTATGTTACAGAAACACCGCTCACGTCAAACATGATCAAGCCTCCTCTCCCAAATAAGCCGCAGTTTCCAGATTTGCAGTACTCTATGAAGGCCCTAAGAATTACAACCACAACAGCGGTACTGAAAAAGGTTCTCCAAAGAAGAGCACTTCTCCACCACGTCGCCACCTCCTCAAGAGCAAATAGGACACCACCAACTGGGGACCTGAAAGCAGCACAGACTCCAGCTGAAGAGCCGCATGTGATTAGATCACGTCTGTCCCTGTCATTGTTGAAATATCTTAGCCAACGCCATTTGACGCGGTAGTTGTCTGGACCACCTTGACCCAATAGGGATGCAATGCAGCAACCAATGTGCACCAGAGGACCTTCTTTCCCAAGATCTAATCCAGCAGAAACTGCTCCAATGCTTCCAATGATCTGTGATGATGCGAGTAGCACACCTCTCAGCTAACAAGATGGTATTTTTCCTAGCTTTTGGCATATCAGTGATAGCTAGAGTGGCACTAGTGTGATACACAAATACGGAGGAAAATAAGTTCATCATGATGGCTTCTCATCTTGCCTCGTGGGTCAAGCAAGCTAActcaaggaaaaaaaaagttttaaaaagaTCAATGGTCCAAATTGATTAATACTTAATTcagggaattttttttatttgattctacctatataattttatattcccTTTATTAGTATTACTTGATAACCTTTCTGAAACTGTTCCTAATTTAAGTAGATTATATATATACAGTCCAAAATTTGGTGTCCATAGAAATAAGGCTGAAAGAAAAAGTTCATGGGAGTGCTGGATAGTTAAGGCTGATGTGATGGTACTGTGACTCAACATGATCAATGATATGTAGACCTTGAGGACCTTATGGAGAAAGTGGTTGTAGAGGCTTCCCAAGACCCCCCCAAGAATTCCTCTGACAACAACAGGGATGACGTCGGTTAGGTGGTATGTTACAGAAACACCGCTCACGTCAAACATGATCAAGCCTCCTCTCCCAAATAAGCCGCAGTTTCCAGATTTGCAGTACTCTATGAAGGCCCTAAGAATTACAACCACAACAGCGGTACTGAAAAAGGTTCTCCAAAGAAGAGCACTTCTCCACCACGTCGCCACCTCCTCAAGAGCAAATAGGACACCACCAACTGGGGACCTGAAAGCAGCACAGACTCCAGCTGAAGAGCCGCATGTGATTAGATCACGTCTGTCCCTGTCATTGTTGAAATATCTTAGCCAACGCCATTTGACGCGGTAGTTGTCTGGACCACCTTGACCCAATAGGGATGCAATGCAGCAACCAATGTGCACCAGAGGACCTTCTTTCCCAAGATCTAATCCAGCAGAAACTGCTCCAATGCTTCCAATGATCTGTGATGATGCGAGTAGCACACCTCTCAGCTAACAAGATGGTATTTTTCCTAGCTTTTGGCATATCAGTGATAGCTAGAGTGGCACTAGTGTGATACACAAATACGGAGGAAAATAAGTTCATCATGATGGCTTCTCATCTTGCCTCGTGGGTCAAGCAAGCTAActcaaggaaaaaaaaagttttaaaaagaTCAATGGTCCAAATTGATTAATACTtagggaattttttttatttgattctacctatataattttatattcccTTTATTAGTATTACTTGATAACCTTTCTGAAACTGTTCCTAAT from Salvia splendens isolate huo1 chromosome 9, SspV2, whole genome shotgun sequence includes:
- the LOC121749546 gene encoding uncharacterized RNA methyltransferase pc1998-like; protein product: MDIGKSISPCFPPRAVQPQLKLMAAVVSFLSLPARAPPPSFTFVTRCTASPSTTTRFSPQTASAPLLLTHEEPKTNPIKSSSCELQWGWRCRAKLAVRGSSMKPLIGLYEEGTHNVVDIPECKAHHPSINAAVDLLKQGMDELNIEPYDEDGGMGELRYVQMAVTTYNTSLPASERYKNGKVQVALVWNDRSENSTSFAKLNALAYYMWRKGGPRRELHLIHSVWANFQTSTSNVIFGNRWRHLLGESDFWEHVGGIDVSIASSSFGQANTRAFDSLLRKLQKYVPYGASVVDLYAGAGVIGLSLAATRKCRSVKCVEVNKEAKHSFEKTASRLQIDEESSISWHQADTSKEPHTWLLGSDVVVVDPPRKGLDPSLLGALQSVAFMKRNSSEKKVKMEKRPWVLRERETSVQSNGQMAQDEAPSLPQTLIYISCGWDSFKKDCKSLLSSRAWELTKAHGFNFFPGTQSIEVLAVFKRGSGVKVKRKKSGKKKRLA